In Desulfobacter hydrogenophilus, the genomic stretch CTGACTTTTTTCGGTAAACCCCTGCGCGAAGCATGAGTATCCGCCCTTTATCCAGAGCGTCCTCCCCGGCCTTATACGCCGAGGCAAAAGCCTCATCTGCTTTTGAAAAACTGCCTTTTTCTATATAAATCTGCCCGATTCGGGTCAGGGCATCCACTCGGTTTTTATTTTTTGGAAATCTTTTCGTAAAGGCATACAATAATTTTAACGCATCATTGTCTCTGCCGGACTCATCCATGGCCTTGCCCAGTCCAAACAGTAGTAAAGCCGGCCGTTCTGCTCTTTTATAAAGTTTATAGGCAGAAATCAACTGATTAAATGCCTCTTCATATAGATTCGCCTGTAAATATGCACTTCCCACATAAAAGGGTATCAGTCGCCCCCCCATTTTTTTTAACTTGAACTGTTCTTTTTCATACCTCATCAATACAGATGTGTATTCATCGGCCTTCAACTGTTCTTTGAACAAGGCCTCATAGGCTTTTTGCATTAGTTTAACCGCCTCGTAGCGCAACCCCCTGGGATGAGTGGACAACAGGTCCTCAATTTCCTGGATGCATTTATCATACTCACCATTTTTTTGATAAATTTCAGCCAAGCGCATCATGGCGATCCGGGCATAGGTGTTTTCAGGAAACCGGGTCTTGATCATTTCGTAAATCTTAATTTTTTCAGCATTCGTTTTTAAGTACCTGGCAATTCCAATGGATGCATTGATATATCCAGGGGAGTCAGGATATTTTTCTCGGACCCGTTCGTACAACTTGATCGCCTTTTCTTCCTGATTCTCCATGCCATAGGCATCGCCGGCCTTGCTTAAAGCCATGTCAGGATCTTTAATGTCAGGATAAAGATTCAACAGCCGGATATAATTTTCCCGGGCGCCTTTGCTTAAACCCAATTCAAAATTGGCATCTGCCGTGTATTTGAGAAGGTCAGAAGAGTCATAAACTTTTTTTACATCATTTTTTATGACATAATTAAGAACGCTCAACGCGTCATAATACCGAAGGTTTTCAAACAGTGCCTTACCATACCCCAGCCCTGCATCCGATATATAGCCGTTACTTATTTTTGACTCAAATACCTTTTTATATAGGTTCAACGCTTTGTCATTATACCCTCTGTCATTATAAATCTGGGCCAGATGATACTCCACCTCCGGCATACCGGAATAGTCCGGAAAGTCCTTGCTGATAATATCAAAATATCCTTCGGCGGTTGCGCTGTTGTGCAAACGGGTATGAATCAATCCCATGGCAGCATAGGCAAATGGTATATAGCTTGATTTCGGAAAGGCGACCATGGCATCCTGAAACATACGTTCTGCAGTTAAAAGTCTTGCCGGATCATCGTTCTCAATACCCATAAAATTGACATAGGCCCTTAAGTAGTAGACTTGTTCCCGGCAAAAGGGGTTTTCTTCAAATAAATACTGTTCGAGAATGGCACTGGCTTCTTTGTACAATTGTTTTTTTACCAGAAGCATCGCATTTTCCAGCGCATTAACCTGACAACCCTGCAACGGATCCTCGTCCCGATACATATCGCTAATGTCGCCTTTAAAACGACTGGCCTGACGCTTTGGCGGTATATAAAGCGGTGGTTCCTTTATTCTCTCTTTTGTTTTAGATAGGCTGGCATCCTTTTGGGGACCGGTGTCCGACTTTTGGACAGTATCAAGGGGCTGTGCTTTCCGGGGCAGTTCGGTTTGGGAATGGGGAGCAGGTACTTGTATTGACGGCTCATTAGGGGCGTCGGCAAGGATTTGTTTTCCATCGGATTCCGTTGCCGGTGCTACCGACTGTTTTTCAGGTTTGGAAACAGCAGGCACAGCCGGTGCTGAAGGTTTCTGGATAGTCTTTGTCTGGGGTGCAGGAACATATTTGGGAACGGAAGAAGCAACATTTACGGCTTTATTTAAAATCACGGTCAACTGGTTATTTGCGGCATCAAAAGAGAATTTAATCTTTTTTTCACTGGCGTACTTACCCGTCACCATTAGGGCGATCACGTTGCCTTCAAGGGTTTCCACATGGACGGATTCGAGGTTGGGATTATCTTTTCCGCCAATGACAAGCCCTCTGGTAAGGCGTGCATTTTTAATGGCCACCAGGACTTCCCGCTCTCCGATACGGACAACTTTTACAGGGGCTTTACCGCTCATCTCAACCGTCACTGAAAAGGGATTGTCCTTGACGTGG encodes the following:
- a CDS encoding tetratricopeptide repeat protein; the protein is MRELIPTYLKVLSSAWTVVFCVFIQAATTMAAHPVVKAIHVKDNPFSVTVEMSGKAPVKVVRIGEREVLVAIKNARLTRGLVIGGKDNPNLESVHVETLEGNVIALMVTGKYASEKKIKFSFDAANNQLTVILNKAVNVASSVPKYVPAPQTKTIQKPSAPAVPAVSKPEKQSVAPATESDGKQILADAPNEPSIQVPAPHSQTELPRKAQPLDTVQKSDTGPQKDASLSKTKERIKEPPLYIPPKRQASRFKGDISDMYRDEDPLQGCQVNALENAMLLVKKQLYKEASAILEQYLFEENPFCREQVYYLRAYVNFMGIENDDPARLLTAERMFQDAMVAFPKSSYIPFAYAAMGLIHTRLHNSATAEGYFDIISKDFPDYSGMPEVEYHLAQIYNDRGYNDKALNLYKKVFESKISNGYISDAGLGYGKALFENLRYYDALSVLNYVIKNDVKKVYDSSDLLKYTADANFELGLSKGARENYIRLLNLYPDIKDPDMALSKAGDAYGMENQEEKAIKLYERVREKYPDSPGYINASIGIARYLKTNAEKIKIYEMIKTRFPENTYARIAMMRLAEIYQKNGEYDKCIQEIEDLLSTHPRGLRYEAVKLMQKAYEALFKEQLKADEYTSVLMRYEKEQFKLKKMGGRLIPFYVGSAYLQANLYEEAFNQLISAYKLYKRAERPALLLFGLGKAMDESGRDNDALKLLYAFTKRFPKNKNRVDALTRIGQIYIEKGSFSKADEAFASAYKAGEDALDKGRILMLRAGVYRKKSDLKTASGLQARAVKAFAASPGENYEILTGAYKTLGSTYLEMKSYGQAANAFAKALDFSKGDRAKSNIGFLLGDAYQKGNVLDKAKETFEQVAQSYDSVWARLARQRLSTMGLAEKMINS